A DNA window from Microcystis aeruginosa NIES-843 contains the following coding sequences:
- a CDS encoding pirin family protein, whose translation MITIRKAEERGHANYGWLDTYHTFSFAQYYDPQQINFRSLRVINEDKVLGGKGFHTHGHQDMEILTYVLAGELEHQDSLGTGSLIRHGEIQRMSAGTGIKHSEFNHSATNPLHLLQIWIIPDQKNLEPSYQQKAIEFSPHTLQLIASPTGAGNAVKVHQDVNLYAGILPLGQSLTHSLAPSRYGWLQVARGQITVNGVHLRAGDGAAISEETSLAIQSLEDSEILLFDLG comes from the coding sequence ATGATTACTATACGCAAAGCTGAGGAAAGAGGCCACGCTAACTATGGTTGGTTGGATACCTATCATACTTTTTCTTTTGCCCAATATTATGATCCCCAACAGATTAATTTTAGGAGTCTCAGAGTTATCAACGAGGACAAAGTCCTTGGAGGAAAAGGATTTCACACCCACGGACACCAGGATATGGAGATTTTAACCTATGTTTTGGCGGGAGAACTAGAACACCAAGACAGTCTCGGCACGGGTTCCCTGATTCGACACGGTGAAATTCAACGGATGAGCGCAGGAACAGGGATAAAGCACAGTGAATTTAATCATTCTGCCACTAATCCCCTCCATCTTCTGCAAATTTGGATTATTCCTGATCAAAAAAATCTAGAACCCAGTTATCAACAAAAAGCGATCGAATTTTCTCCCCATACCTTACAGTTAATCGCCTCTCCCACCGGTGCCGGCAACGCGGTTAAAGTCCATCAAGACGTTAATCTATACGCAGGAATTTTGCCCCTAGGCCAGTCCCTCACCCATTCCTTAGCTCCCAGTCGTTATGGCTGGTTACAAGTGGCTAGAGGGCAAATAACCGTGAATGGCGTGCATTTACGAGCGGGGGATGGAGCGGCAATTAGCGAGGAAACTTCTTTGGCTATTCAATCTCTAGAAGACTCGGAAATTTTGCTTTTTGACCTAGGGTAG
- the crtB gene encoding 15-cis-phytoene synthase CrtB yields the protein MLQLPKPTHPTKPLVSLAESYELCRRITEKYSKTFYLGTLLMPKAKRQAIWAIYVWCRRTDELVDGPQARLTTPETLDLWEKQLETVFSGVAIEDADVALVDTLEKFPMDIQPFRDMIAGQQMDLYRSRYQTFDELKLYCYRVAGTVGLMSSAVLGLEDGDRSAPWRRNQSVYIPQEEAIDLGIANQLTNILRDVGEDVHRGRIYLPLEDLERFNYSEDDLLKGVNDHRWQALMRFQIERARYYYDSAERGIRALNPDSRWPVWAALLLYQGILDVIEANNYDVFARRAFVPLPKKMLYLPVAWLRSQAL from the coding sequence ATGCTCCAATTGCCAAAACCGACCCACCCCACCAAACCCCTCGTCTCCCTTGCGGAGTCCTACGAACTCTGTCGCCGGATTACAGAGAAGTATTCCAAAACGTTTTATCTCGGTACTCTCCTGATGCCGAAAGCAAAACGTCAAGCGATCTGGGCAATTTATGTCTGGTGTCGTCGTACCGATGAACTGGTCGATGGCCCCCAAGCCCGGTTAACTACCCCTGAAACCCTCGATTTATGGGAAAAACAGCTAGAAACCGTCTTTTCTGGGGTTGCCATCGAGGATGCCGATGTCGCTCTCGTGGATACTCTAGAAAAGTTCCCCATGGATATCCAACCCTTTCGGGATATGATCGCCGGGCAACAGATGGATCTCTATCGCAGTCGTTATCAAACCTTTGATGAACTAAAACTGTACTGCTATCGGGTAGCGGGGACGGTGGGGTTAATGTCCAGCGCGGTGTTAGGATTGGAAGATGGCGATCGCTCTGCCCCTTGGCGGCGCAATCAAAGCGTCTATATTCCGCAAGAAGAAGCGATCGATCTCGGTATTGCCAATCAATTAACCAATATTTTGCGGGATGTGGGGGAAGATGTCCATCGTGGGCGGATTTATCTACCTTTAGAGGATTTAGAGCGTTTTAACTACAGCGAAGACGATTTACTCAAAGGGGTTAATGATCACCGTTGGCAGGCGTTAATGCGCTTCCAAATTGAGCGCGCTCGTTATTACTACGATTCCGCCGAAAGGGGGATTCGCGCCCTTAATCCCGATTCCCGTTGGCCGGTTTGGGCGGCTTTACTGCTTTATCAAGGCATTTTAGACGTAATTGAAGCAAATAACTACGATGTCTTCGCCCGTCGTGCCTTCGTGCCTTTACCCAAGAAAATGCTCTATTTACCCGTGGCTTGGTTGCGATCGCAAGCGTTATAA